Proteins found in one Ammospiza nelsoni isolate bAmmNel1 chromosome 15, bAmmNel1.pri, whole genome shotgun sequence genomic segment:
- the SHROOM4 gene encoding protein Shroom4 isoform X2 — MHCPADAFSFSWPSGCDVSTDRSSSIGSMESLDHPSQACYEGDPSPVDQGMYHSKRDSAYSSFSASSIASDCTLSLRPEEAVSIDSSLQGPRKAPDRHYLTTGAEPSASWHPEAWRAPVPPQPPVRRDSLRAAPAGRGDKCQASMSADMLHAKGRWISDTFLCQRDGEAEIVGRRKLAPYPTKDCLSADQYYMLSSHPDRCPAEPLLGESMESDNQPYVDDSMHQVPDATTAGDNPLMSPLKGHVSHRHSAPEQLLASQFRSLQLGTNSGRASPAPSGQHWTLSPLHPEGSRGGTTGAAQDPPHCPEPGCRPPPCRCCPELQQACGQDGRGTSPVLSTEGPVEEESRGGARRAGGPPHRSAQMRRRSDRFATSLRNEIQRRKAQLQKSRGPGAPLPGEEPVEETEEPPEGSVLAERQPAPSECLSSAPSEESRNSGRSADRGIPTPDPAPKGPLSPERVVPTARGRWRWSPENKLQPQHSPSHSELEGYSQGPAACSSPPPRGSDEAVLLPFADRRRFFEESSRLTPPRHSKPPAGDPSTFQPPGPEHRDVRRLSVDQPYSPPSPSRPGSAGPYAECCREQPHCYKPLGRPGELDYLRGFSYPYGVPLRPEPCRCCGGDLCPPPRPRGHTCRCHPVSWVRCPDCCYPATHPGRQESDAWPLRRAFVPEFPQGEWEPPSITRKVSQSISELSSYPPGFPRLGPFHTCLESTEPEWPPCYRATSTHDLLWDSDHLAHSPDSPPDPLHHPLRGRAFSESHLNLEPSSPWGCDQKDLFRAKLDPPSIPKKKGPPPPRPPPPDWEKYRQRRASQHLPDGAGHGSAFSAAPMPIHSIAEAVRERSQSLTGEQKGQSWGHTACPPAPSGAWPRPEAPRSLRRTPGTDAANAEICRVSGAGEKRTKMKRSGEMEEQPQRLIQNQEQGHASPRGVGECSLSLHCGSCPALPEALKPSSGAVEGVSCQGSWPQPRCMDSEERLWDVAVRDHSLASVLAPLASPGTASEVMGELLVAGERPAWRKCLQQDWHLEALAQDRQGFEPISLPPRSAASSSTFPVHFGVAVGKTEPLNKVKALPEVVEGSSEDEEEEVDHELVEKKLQLIESLSRKLVVLQEAQRGLQEDISANGALGEDVAARLQALCTPGEFDKYRLFVGDLDKVVNLLLSLSGRLARVETALGSLGPHTPAEDKLALREKQRLLVAQLEDAKELKEHVGRREEAVGAMVARYLPPEHLQDYQHFVKMKSALIAEQRELEEKIKLGQEQLRCLRESLGQASKDC; from the exons ATGCACTGCCCGGCTGATGCCTTCAGCTTCTCCTGGCCTTCGGGGTGTGATGTCAG cactgaCCGGAGCAGCTCCATCGGGAGCATGGAGAGCCTGGACCATCCCAGCCAGGCCTGCTATGAAGGAGACCCCTCACCCGTTGACCAGGGCATGTACCACAGTAAGCGGGACTCAGCCTacagctccttctctgccagCTCCATTGCCTCTGACTGCACCCTCTCTCTCCGTCCTGAAGAGGCCGTGTCCATTGATTCCAGCCTCCAAGGCCCCCGCAAAGCCCCTGACAGGCACTACCTGACCACAGGGGCTGAGCCATCTGCCAGCTGGCACCCTGAGGCCTGGCGGGCACCAgtgcccccccagccccctgtcAGGAGGGACAGCCTgcgagcagccccagctggcagaggggaCAAGTGCCAGGCCTCAATGTCAGCGGATATGCTGCATGCCAAGGGCCGGTGGATCTCTGACACCTTCCTCTGCCAGCGGGATGGGGAGGCAGAAATAGTGGGCAGGAGGAAACTGGCGCCATACCCCACAAAGGACTGTCTCTCTGCTGACCAGTATTACATGCTGAGCTCCCACCCGGACCGTTGCCCAGCTGAGCCACTCCTGGGGGAGAGCATGGAGTCTGACAACCAGCCATACGTGGATGACAGCATGCACCAAGTGCCTGATGCCACAACAGCAGGTGACAACCCATTGATGTCCCCTCTCAAGGGCCACGTGTCGCACCGTCACAGTGCTCCCGAGCAACTGCTGGCCTCCCAGTTCCGCTCTCTCCAACTGGGCACCAACAGCGGGCGAGCCTCTCCAGCCCCCAGTGGGCAACACTGGACCTTGTCTCCGCTGCATCCTGAGGGCAGCCGAGGGGGAACcacaggggctgcccaggaTCCCCCGCActgcccagagcctggctgcCGCCCACCGCCCTGCcgctgctgccctgagctgcagcaagcCTGCGGGCAGGATGGCCGGGGGACAAGCCCAGTACTCAGCACTGAGGGGCCAGTGGAGGAGGAGAGCCGGGGAGGGGCCCGGCGGGCTGGGGGTCCTCCCCACCGCTCTGCTCAGATGCGCCGCCGCAGCGACCGCTTTGCCACCAGCTTGCGCAACGAGATCCAGCGGCGCAAGGCCCAGCTGCAGAAGAGCCGGGGTCCTGGTGCACCTCTGCCTGGTGAGGAGCCAGTGGAGGAAACTGAGGAGCCCCCAGAGGGCAGTGTACTGGCAGAGCGACAGCCTGCCCCGTCTGAGTGTCTCAGCTCCGCACCGagtgaggagagcaggaactCTGGCCGCTCTGCAGATCGGGGCATCCCCACTCCTGACCCAGCCCCTAAAGGGCCCTTGTCCCCTGAGCGGGTGGTGCCAACAGCCAGGGGCCGCTGGCGCTGGTCTCCGGAAAACAAGCTGCAGCCACAACACTCGCCCAGCCACAGTGAACTGGAGGGCTACAGCCAGGGCCCGGCGGCCTGCAGCTCCCCACCACCACGGGGCAGCGACGAAGCAGTCCTGCTGCCCTTTGCCGACCGCCGCCGGTTCTTTGAGGAGAGCAGCCGACTGACACCACCCCGGCACAGCAAGCCGCCAGCAGGTGATCCCAGCACCTTCCAGCCCCCTGGCCCTGAGCACCGGGATGTCCGCCGCCTCTCTGTGGACCAGCCCTACAGCCCACCCTCACCCAGCCGCCCTGGCTCCGCTGGCCCCTATGCTGAGTGCTGCCGGGAGCAGCCCCACTGCTACAAGCCACTGGGGAGGCCAGGGGAGCTGGATTACCTGCGGGGCTTTTCCTACCCCTACGGGGTTCCCCTGCGCCCTGAGCCCTGCCGCTGCTGTGGAGGGGACCTGTGCCCGCCACCACGGCCCCGTGGCCACACATGCCGCTGTCACCCTGTGTCCTGGGTGCGCTGCCCTGACTGCTGCTACCCAGCTACCCATCCTGGGCGACAGGAGAGTGATGCCTGGCCCCTCCGGAGAGCTTTCGTCCCA GAATTTCCTCAGGGTGAGTGGGAACCACCTTCAATCACCAGGAAAGTCAGCCAGTCCATCAG TGAGCTCTCCAGCTACCCACCCGGTTTCCCAAGGCTTGGCCCATTCCACACCTGCCTTGAGAGCACCGAGCCAGAGTGGCCACCCTGCTACCGGGCCACATCCACGCACGACCTCTTGTGGGATAGTGACCACCTGGCCCACAGCCCTGATAGCCCCCCGGATCCGCTGCACCACCCACTAAGGGGCAGAGCCTTCTCTGAGAGCCATCTCAACCTGGAACcttccagcccctggggctgcgACCAGAAGGACCTTTTCCGTGCCAAGCTGGACCCTCCCAGCATCCCCAAAAAGAAGGGCCCTCCACCTCCCCGCCCACCTCCGCCCGACTGGGAGAAGTACAGACAGCGTCGGGCATCCCAGCACCTGCCAGATGGTGCTGGGCATGGCTCTGCCTTCTCTGCTGCCCCAATGCCAATCCACAGCATTGCTGAGGCAGTGAGGGAGCGGTCACAGAGCCTCACCGGGGAGCAGAAAGGCCAGTCCTGGGGGCACACTGCTTGCCCCCCTGCTCCGTCAGGTGCCTGGCCCCGACCTGAGGCCCCCAGATCACTCCGCAGGACTCCTGGGACCGATGCTGCCAACGCTGAAATTTGCAG GGTGTCAGGAGCCGGGGAGAAGCGGACAAAGATGAAGCGGTCTGGGGAGATGGAGGAGCAGCCCCAAAGGCTCATCCAGAACCAGGAACAGGGCCATGCCAGTCCCCGTGGGGTGGGTGagtgctccctgtccctgcattGTGGctcttgccctgccctgccggAGGCACTTAAGCCCAGTTCTGGGGCAGTGGAGGGGgtgagctgccagggcagctggccccagccccgctgcaTGGACTCTGAGGAACGACTGTGGGACGTGGCTGTCAGGGACCATTCCCTGGCCAGTGTCCTCGCccccttggcttcccctggcaccgCCAGTGAGGTGATGGgtgagctgctggtggctggggAGCGACCGGCCTGGCGGAAGTGTCTCCAGCAGGACTGGCAcctggaggccctggcacaggacag GCAAGGGTTTGAGCCCATCTCGCTGCCTCCCAGgagtgctgccagctccagtACCTTCCCAGTGCACTTTGGTGTTGCAGTGGGCAAAACTGAGCCACTCAACAAGGTAAAGGCACTGCCGGAGGTAGTGGAGGGGAGCTcggaggatgaggaggaggaggtggacCATGAGCTGGTGGAAAAGAAG ctgcagctgatcgAGAGTCTGAGCCGCAagctggtggtgctgcaggaggcacagcgggggctgcaggaggacaTTAGTGCCAATGGGGCACTGGGTGAAGATGTGGCTGCTCGCCTGCAAGCCCTCTGCACCCCAGGGGAGTTCGACAAGTACCGCCTCTTCGTGGGTGACCTGGACAAGGTGGTCaacctcctgctctccctctcgGGTCGCCTGGCCCGGGTGGaaactgccctgggcagcctcgGGCCACACACCCCTGCTGAGGACAAG CTGGCCCTGCGGGAGAAGCAGCGGCTGttggtggcacagctggaggatgCCAAAGAGCTGAAGGAGCATGTGGGGCGGCGTGAGGAGGCAGTGGGTGCCATGGTGGCACGGTACCTGCCCCCTGAGCACCTCCAGGACTACCAGCACTTCGTCAAGATGAAGTCAGCCCTCATTGCTGAGCAGAGAGAGCTGGAAGAGAAGATCAAGCTGGGCCAGGAACAGCTCAGGTGCCTGCGTGAGAGCCTTGGCCAGGCCTCCAAGGACTGCTAG